In Pseudomonadota bacterium, the following proteins share a genomic window:
- the nrfD gene encoding polysulfide reductase NrfD, translating into MKHNQHTHDPKKEAPLTYAEVNDTVLKMLEPPGTGWYMLLFTCLAFLAMGASCWFYQMWSGFGESGKSSPIGWGTYITNFVFWVGIAHSGTLISAVLYLFRASFRQPIYRLAEAMTVFAVMTAGLFPIIHLGRPWYALWLMPYPNQRALWPNFRSPLLWDVFAVSTYFTISATFFFVGLIPDIAAARDRATTKFRKVLYGVTSLGWRNSHTQWKHYTAAYLIFAAFATPLVVSVHSVVSWDFAMSIVPGWHTTIFPPYFVAGAIFSGVGMVITLIIPLRKAFGLERLITPFHFDAMSKLILMTSGVVTYAYLTEFYIAWFSNNQFERFQFWFRPFGEFWMAFWGMTFCNCIFPLLLWVKSLRTNIAFLFVLSIFINIGMWLERFNIIFQSLTREFIPAAWGGYNFSWIEVGITLGAFGWFGMWMTLFIKFFPSVAIVEIKEILPPPMRNADDGHSHGMATHANAGH; encoded by the coding sequence ATGAAACATAATCAGCACACGCATGACCCAAAGAAAGAAGCCCCGCTAACGTATGCCGAGGTTAACGATACGGTTCTCAAGATGCTTGAGCCACCAGGGACCGGCTGGTACATGTTGCTCTTTACCTGCCTAGCTTTTCTCGCCATGGGGGCTTCATGCTGGTTTTATCAGATGTGGAGCGGATTCGGTGAATCTGGCAAGAGCAGTCCGATCGGATGGGGAACCTACATTACGAACTTCGTATTCTGGGTCGGTATCGCACATTCCGGAACCCTTATCTCTGCAGTTCTCTATCTTTTTAGGGCCTCTTTTAGACAACCGATCTACCGATTGGCGGAGGCGATGACGGTATTCGCGGTTATGACCGCTGGACTATTTCCAATCATCCACCTTGGACGCCCATGGTATGCGCTCTGGCTTATGCCGTATCCGAATCAGAGAGCCCTTTGGCCGAACTTTCGCTCGCCTCTTCTCTGGGACGTATTCGCAGTGTCGACATACTTTACAATTTCAGCCACCTTTTTCTTTGTTGGACTTATCCCCGACATAGCGGCGGCGCGCGACCGTGCTACTACTAAGTTCCGCAAGGTTCTGTACGGTGTAACCTCTCTCGGTTGGCGTAATAGCCACACGCAGTGGAAGCACTATACAGCGGCGTATCTAATCTTCGCGGCTTTTGCTACACCGCTCGTAGTGTCGGTGCACTCGGTGGTATCATGGGACTTCGCGATGAGTATAGTTCCAGGCTGGCACACGACTATATTTCCGCCGTACTTCGTTGCAGGTGCTATCTTCTCTGGGGTTGGCATGGTTATCACGCTAATTATCCCGTTGCGGAAGGCTTTCGGGCTGGAGCGCTTGATCACACCGTTTCACTTCGATGCTATGAGCAAGCTGATCTTGATGACCTCCGGCGTGGTGACTTACGCTTACCTCACCGAGTTTTACATAGCATGGTTTAGTAACAACCAGTTCGAGCGGTTCCAGTTCTGGTTTAGACCGTTCGGGGAGTTCTGGATGGCGTTCTGGGGCATGACCTTCTGTAACTGTATCTTCCCACTGCTCCTCTGGGTTAAGTCCCTTAGGACTAATATCGCGTTCTTATTCGTGCTATCCATCTTTATCAACATAGGCATGTGGCTAGAGCGCTTTAATATCATCTTCCAGTCTCTGACGAGGGAGTTTATCCCTGCAGCATGGGGTGGTTATAACTTCTCATGGATAGAGGTCGGTATTACGCTTGGAGCGTTCGGGTGGTTCGGTATGTGGATGACCCTCTTTATTAAGTTCTTTCCATCGGTGGCTATAGTTGAGATTAAAGAGATCTTGCCACCGCCGATGAGGAACGCAGATGACGGGCACAGTCACGGCATGGCGACACACGCTAACGCGGGGCACTAA
- a CDS encoding DUF3341 domain-containing protein, which yields MVESSSRAVVGIFTFMDDALNAVKQVQSEKFDYRLYSPVPRHEIEEVTYPQKSPVRIISLTCAFIGCCCGFALAILCSLDWPMRTSAKNIASIPAFFVPGYEWTILFGGLGTLLAIFIFCKIPSVLRTAGYDPRFSHDKFGVVVACTGNQVEGVKKHLFDSGADEVDVRDSL from the coding sequence ATGGTTGAATCTTCAAGTAGAGCTGTTGTTGGAATATTTACATTCATGGATGACGCCCTGAATGCGGTCAAGCAGGTGCAATCAGAGAAGTTTGATTATCGCCTCTATTCGCCAGTGCCGCGCCATGAGATTGAGGAGGTTACTTACCCGCAGAAGAGCCCGGTGCGGATAATATCGTTAACATGCGCCTTTATCGGTTGCTGCTGCGGTTTTGCACTAGCTATCCTATGTTCATTGGATTGGCCGATGAGAACTTCAGCCAAGAACATAGCATCAATTCCGGCCTTCTTCGTGCCTGGGTATGAGTGGACCATCCTGTTTGGAGGGCTCGGCACCCTGCTGGCGATCTTTATCTTTTGTAAGATCCCGAGCGTGCTCCGTACCGCAGGGTATGACCCCCGGTTTTCGCATGATAAGTTTGGAGTGGTTGTAGCTTGCACCGGTAATCAGGTAGAGGGTGTTAAAAAGCACCTTTTTGATTCTGGCGCAGATGAGGTTGACGTTAGGGATAGCTTGTAA
- a CDS encoding c-type cytochrome, with amino-acid sequence MSVARFNKIKAVVVVVVAGLLLTGEALALPFNDDMVDVQKRTGAMMRDKVPGTVAIGMSDYYVASREAAEKLTNPLPGDANSIAHGKRLFAINCLPCHGDISKKPYAPGLVGAKALQTPPDLTLDMYKTRSDANIYATIHFGIRLMPGHGWKLSPTEHWDIVNYVKNQQSVNQ; translated from the coding sequence ATGAGCGTAGCTCGTTTTAATAAGATAAAAGCGGTTGTTGTAGTAGTAGTAGCTGGTCTACTCCTAACAGGTGAGGCGCTAGCGCTTCCTTTCAACGACGATATGGTGGACGTACAGAAGCGTACCGGTGCGATGATGCGTGACAAGGTTCCAGGCACCGTTGCAATCGGAATGTCGGACTACTACGTTGCATCAAGAGAGGCAGCAGAGAAGCTCACTAATCCTTTGCCAGGTGATGCCAATTCAATTGCGCATGGTAAGCGCTTATTTGCTATTAACTGCCTGCCGTGTCACGGCGATATCAGCAAGAAGCCTTATGCCCCTGGGCTAGTTGGAGCAAAGGCGCTCCAGACCCCCCCCGATCTGACCCTCGATATGTATAAAACGCGCAGTGATGCAAATATCTACGCTACGATCCATTTCGGAATCCGTCTTATGCCTGGCCACGGTTGGAAGCTCTCTCCAACAGAGCACTGGGATATCGTGAACTACGTTAAGAATCAGCAATCTGTAAATCAGTAA
- the rpmF gene encoding 50S ribosomal protein L32: MAVPKKRTSRSKRNMRRSHHALTRTYANICPKCAEPVLPHRACGGCGTYRGKVVSAEKTAA; encoded by the coding sequence ATGGCAGTTCCTAAAAAACGAACCTCCCGTTCAAAAAGAAATATGCGGCGTTCTCATCACGCCCTAACACGTACTTATGCTAATATCTGTCCAAAGTGTGCAGAGCCTGTACTTCCTCACCGTGCTTGCGGTGGCTGCGGAACATACCGCGGTAAAGTGGTTAGTGCAGAAAAAACGGCCGCCTAA
- the plsX gene encoding phosphate acyltransferase PlsX produces MMLPIALDAMGGDHGPKVVVQGAVDAARATGIPSILVGDEKQLNELLSTYPDLSNLPITVQHASQVIGMDESPGLAIRGKQDSSIRVAFELVAAGKASAVVSPGNTGAIMAAGVFVGGTLPGIARPAIASLIPKGVSGTPTVLLDSGANTGCQAFQLVQFALMGHHYAMAALGCEKPRIALLSNGTEPTKGNDIIRSAATMLSEVEGINFIGYVEGRDIARDVVDVVVCDGFVGNIVLKAMEGSVGLVVESVKAMVEKSLRAKIGLWLAKPVLKSVFKDKLDPSAYGGAPLLGLGQIAIKCHGSSSSRAVMNGIRVAQKFVDEAVMDKLSVALSHLDAKVGEVDHDGGNGWSRVFEKKVRAPKDERAGKVSTGGEDDRK; encoded by the coding sequence ATGATGCTTCCTATAGCGCTCGATGCGATGGGGGGAGATCATGGCCCAAAGGTGGTGGTGCAGGGTGCAGTTGATGCAGCTCGTGCTACCGGTATTCCCTCGATCCTTGTAGGGGATGAGAAGCAGCTAAATGAGCTGCTCTCCACCTATCCCGATCTCTCCAATCTTCCTATCACTGTCCAGCACGCCTCGCAGGTAATCGGCATGGATGAGTCTCCAGGGCTTGCAATTCGTGGCAAGCAGGACTCCTCTATCCGCGTTGCGTTTGAGCTTGTAGCGGCAGGTAAGGCCTCAGCAGTGGTTAGCCCAGGTAACACCGGCGCTATTATGGCTGCAGGTGTGTTCGTTGGAGGAACGTTGCCAGGAATCGCACGACCCGCGATCGCCTCGCTTATTCCGAAGGGTGTCTCTGGAACCCCAACAGTACTCCTTGATTCCGGCGCTAATACGGGATGCCAAGCCTTCCAGCTCGTTCAATTTGCGTTGATGGGGCATCACTATGCAATGGCTGCGCTAGGGTGCGAGAAGCCCCGTATAGCCCTTCTTTCAAACGGGACGGAGCCAACCAAGGGTAACGATATTATCCGCTCGGCAGCAACGATGCTCTCAGAGGTAGAGGGGATTAACTTCATCGGTTACGTTGAGGGACGCGATATCGCACGCGATGTGGTGGACGTTGTAGTCTGCGACGGATTCGTAGGGAACATCGTTCTTAAGGCCATGGAGGGCAGTGTGGGCCTCGTTGTTGAGTCGGTTAAGGCTATGGTCGAGAAGAGCCTGCGTGCCAAGATAGGACTCTGGCTTGCAAAGCCAGTTCTTAAGAGCGTCTTTAAGGATAAGCTTGATCCCTCTGCCTATGGGGGAGCTCCGCTACTTGGGCTCGGCCAGATAGCTATTAAGTGCCACGGTTCATCCTCTAGTCGGGCTGTCATGAACGGCATCCGCGTAGCCCAGAAATTTGTGGATGAGGCGGTCATGGATAAGCTCAGTGTAGCCTTAAGCCACCTTGATGCGAAGGTAGGTGAGGTCGACCACGATGGCGGTAACGGATGGTCGCGTGTCTTTGAAAAAAAAGTGCGTGCTCCTAAGGATGAGAGGGCAGGGAAGGTTTCTACTGGAGGAGAAGATGACAGAAAATAA
- the fabG gene encoding 3-oxoacyl-[acyl-carrier-protein] reductase: MTENKRKIALVTGASRGIGRAIALTLAKRGVYVIVNYSSSPDAAQQTLDAIREVGSDGELRQFPVQDSAAVDTAFTEIKAQHGQLDILVNNAGISRDGLLLRMKDEDWMATLAVNLNGSFFCARAAAKLMIRSRWGRIVNISSVVGEMGNAGQTPYVSSKAGMIGMTKAMAKELASRNITVNAITPGFIETDMTATLDEKLKAEHMKAIPLARYGQADEVAELVSFLASDSAAYITGQVIGINGGMYM, encoded by the coding sequence ATGACAGAAAATAAGAGAAAGATAGCCTTAGTCACCGGAGCATCGCGCGGAATTGGACGCGCCATAGCGTTAACGCTTGCTAAGCGCGGTGTGTATGTAATCGTAAACTACTCATCATCACCGGACGCCGCACAGCAGACCTTAGACGCAATCCGTGAGGTTGGTAGTGATGGAGAGTTGCGCCAGTTCCCAGTACAGGATAGCGCAGCGGTAGATACGGCCTTCACAGAGATCAAAGCCCAGCACGGACAGCTCGATATCCTGGTCAACAACGCAGGCATTTCGCGAGATGGACTTTTGCTACGCATGAAGGACGAAGATTGGATGGCAACCCTCGCCGTTAATCTTAACGGCTCGTTCTTCTGCGCGCGCGCAGCGGCGAAGCTCATGATTAGGTCCAGGTGGGGCCGTATAGTAAATATCAGCTCCGTTGTAGGAGAGATGGGTAACGCTGGACAGACTCCATACGTCTCATCAAAGGCCGGTATGATCGGCATGACGAAGGCGATGGCTAAGGAACTAGCCTCACGTAATATCACAGTTAACGCTATCACGCCGGGATTTATCGAGACCGATATGACCGCCACACTCGATGAGAAGCTTAAAGCGGAGCATATGAAAGCTATTCCGCTAGCCCGTTACGGACAGGCAGATGAGGTGGCTGAATTGGTTTCGTTCCTGGCATCCGATAGCGCGGCCTATATTACCGGACAGGTGATCGGGATTAACGGCGGGATGTATATGTAG
- the acpP gene encoding acyl carrier protein, giving the protein MATPEEISERVKSIIVDQLGVSLEEVTPQASFIEDLGADSLDIVELIMALEEEYEMEIPDEDAEKIQTVDDVTKYIQSKN; this is encoded by the coding sequence ATGGCAACACCTGAAGAGATTTCAGAGCGCGTTAAGTCGATTATTGTAGACCAACTTGGTGTCAGCCTGGAGGAAGTTACTCCACAGGCCTCATTCATTGAGGACCTTGGTGCAGATTCTCTCGATATCGTTGAGTTGATTATGGCCCTCGAAGAGGAATACGAGATGGAGATTCCAGACGAGGACGCTGAGAAGATCCAGACCGTTGATGATGTAACTAAGTACATCCAGTCAAAGAACTAA
- a CDS encoding serine hydroxymethyltransferase → MSATTPSYESRSRKLNEVDPEIYNLIQRETERQEYGLEMIPSENFVSEAVLEAMSSVLTNKYAEGQPGKRYYGGCQVVDEVENLASARACELFGADFANVQPHSGVQANQAVFEAFLKPGDTFMGLRLDQGGHLSHGSPVNFSGRHYNVIGYGLRPSDCLIDPEQVRSLAHQHKPKLIIAGATAYSRKIDWKLFREVADEVGAILMADIAHYSGLIAGGAYPSPVNYADIVTTTTHKTLRGPRSGMVMGREIHRKAINKAIFPGLQGGPHMHTIAAKAVMFKEALSPDFKIYAARVVENAQALSDALIKRGLQVVSGGTDSHMLVVDLRPVGVTGKVGEETLDSVGITGNKNTVPFDPQPPAICSGVRLGTPALTTRGMGVKEMEQIAAFILEALRNVGNEGNLNSIHSRVQELSKGFPLYKHRLVS, encoded by the coding sequence ATGAGCGCCACAACACCATCGTATGAGTCCCGTAGCAGAAAGCTGAATGAAGTTGACCCTGAGATCTACAACCTAATCCAACGGGAAACGGAGCGCCAGGAGTACGGGCTTGAGATGATCCCAAGCGAGAACTTCGTCAGCGAGGCGGTGCTCGAAGCGATGAGCTCTGTACTGACTAATAAATACGCTGAGGGGCAACCTGGAAAGCGCTACTACGGGGGATGTCAGGTTGTTGATGAGGTTGAAAACCTTGCAAGCGCACGAGCGTGCGAGCTCTTCGGTGCTGATTTTGCAAACGTACAGCCGCACTCAGGTGTGCAGGCTAATCAGGCCGTGTTTGAGGCCTTCCTTAAGCCAGGCGATACCTTTATGGGATTGCGCCTTGATCAGGGTGGACACCTTTCGCACGGCAGTCCCGTAAATTTTTCTGGTCGGCACTATAACGTAATTGGATACGGTTTGCGGCCATCGGACTGTCTAATCGATCCCGAGCAGGTCAGGTCACTCGCGCATCAACATAAGCCGAAGCTCATTATCGCAGGTGCTACAGCGTACTCCAGAAAGATCGATTGGAAGCTCTTCCGTGAAGTAGCAGATGAGGTTGGGGCTATTTTGATGGCAGATATCGCGCACTATTCTGGGCTGATCGCTGGGGGTGCATATCCATCACCAGTCAATTATGCCGATATCGTGACAACCACCACGCATAAAACTCTACGAGGTCCACGCTCAGGCATGGTGATGGGCAGGGAGATCCATCGCAAGGCGATCAATAAAGCCATCTTCCCTGGACTACAGGGTGGACCGCACATGCATACGATCGCTGCCAAGGCGGTTATGTTTAAGGAGGCACTTTCTCCTGATTTTAAGATCTATGCGGCGCGAGTTGTTGAGAATGCGCAAGCTCTCTCTGATGCTCTGATCAAACGTGGCTTACAGGTAGTATCTGGTGGAACCGATAGCCACATGCTTGTGGTAGATCTGCGTCCAGTCGGTGTAACAGGTAAGGTAGGAGAGGAGACCTTGGATAGTGTTGGAATAACCGGCAATAAAAATACGGTTCCCTTTGATCCGCAGCCACCAGCTATCTGTAGCGGTGTGCGACTTGGAACTCCAGCCCTGACAACTCGCGGTATGGGGGTAAAAGAGATGGAACAGATAGCGGCTTTTATCCTAGAGGCGCTTAGAAACGTAGGAAATGAGGGTAACTTGAACTCGATACACAGTCGGGTACAGGAGCTCAGCAAGGGCTTTCCACTCTATAAGCATCGTCTCGTATCGTAG
- the nrdR gene encoding transcriptional regulator NrdR — MFCQKCNSEKTSVTDSRSDAGAIRRRRECQDCGFRFTTYERVELILPVVIKKDGRREIFDREKILGGFRRACEKRPVSTEAIHAAVETVEKRAQELCLKEVDSRVVGEAVMDELRKLDKIAYVRFASVYREFSDVNQFVDALQSLGTPGNDAETDKQIGNG, encoded by the coding sequence ATGTTCTGTCAAAAATGCAACTCTGAAAAAACATCTGTAACCGATTCACGCAGCGACGCTGGGGCTATTCGCCGTAGGCGTGAATGCCAAGATTGTGGCTTTCGCTTTACAACCTACGAAAGGGTTGAGCTTATCTTGCCAGTTGTCATCAAAAAGGATGGTCGTCGCGAGATTTTTGATCGCGAGAAGATCTTGGGTGGATTCAGACGAGCCTGCGAGAAGCGCCCTGTAAGTACTGAGGCGATCCATGCAGCGGTTGAAACGGTCGAAAAACGGGCGCAGGAGCTATGCCTAAAAGAGGTCGATAGCCGTGTCGTGGGTGAAGCCGTTATGGATGAGCTACGAAAACTCGATAAGATAGCATATGTGCGATTTGCCTCGGTATATCGTGAGTTCTCAGATGTAAATCAATTCGTTGATGCGCTGCAGAGCCTTGGAACACCAGGTAATGACGCCGAGACCGACAAGCAGATCGGCAACGGATAG
- the ribA gene encoding GTP cyclohydrolase II codes for MAVTISHAADPLPLDSFEDVLADFKSGKGVIVVDDNDRENEGDIFFATEAVTAESVAFLMTEARGLICVSVAGDIAHRLNLPLQVLNNNSQFQTPFAISLDHRDVVPFGVTAAARAYTMRKMIEPEACASDFVSPGHVFPLIANEAGVLGRKGHTEGVFDLARLAGITPSGILCEILNADGSMARGAQLLDFARKHGLRITSIEAIRNYRTLNEIAVRQLSTGEVTTDFGPFQATVYADDVGGKEHLALIRGDLAAMPTSYAPLVRLHSECLTGDVFGSRRCDCGQQLAGAMQLIVQEGAGIILYLRQEGRGIGLENKVRAYQLQDQGLDTVEANLELGFEADEREFAVGAHMLLSMGIRAIRLITNNPQKGEELEWCGISIVERVPMIAAPDPCSAHYLRTKRDKMGHVL; via the coding sequence ATGGCTGTAACAATTAGTCATGCGGCAGATCCATTACCACTTGATTCATTTGAAGATGTGCTAGCCGACTTTAAGAGCGGTAAGGGCGTAATCGTTGTTGATGATAACGACCGCGAGAATGAGGGCGATATATTTTTTGCAACGGAGGCAGTCACGGCAGAGTCAGTCGCCTTCCTTATGACAGAGGCGCGTGGACTAATCTGCGTTAGTGTAGCCGGGGATATCGCGCACCGTCTAAACCTGCCCCTACAGGTGCTCAATAACAACTCCCAATTCCAGACCCCCTTTGCCATCAGCCTTGATCATAGAGACGTTGTGCCGTTCGGTGTAACCGCGGCAGCGCGCGCCTATACCATGCGCAAGATGATAGAGCCTGAGGCTTGCGCTAGTGACTTCGTTAGCCCCGGGCATGTATTTCCTCTTATAGCTAATGAAGCCGGGGTGCTGGGGCGCAAGGGGCATACTGAGGGGGTATTTGATCTAGCGCGTCTGGCAGGAATAACCCCCTCTGGAATCCTCTGTGAGATACTAAACGCCGACGGTAGTATGGCGCGCGGGGCGCAGCTATTAGATTTTGCACGTAAGCATGGGCTCCGTATCACTAGCATCGAAGCGATCCGTAACTACAGGACCCTTAATGAGATAGCGGTGCGACAACTTAGTACAGGCGAGGTTACAACCGACTTTGGACCATTTCAGGCCACCGTATATGCAGATGATGTTGGTGGGAAGGAGCACCTGGCCCTTATACGGGGGGATCTAGCGGCGATGCCGACCTCGTATGCGCCCCTTGTTAGGCTACATTCAGAGTGTCTGACAGGGGATGTCTTCGGGAGCCGCAGATGTGATTGTGGGCAGCAACTCGCCGGCGCGATGCAGCTAATAGTGCAGGAGGGCGCCGGAATTATCCTCTACCTAAGGCAGGAGGGGCGTGGAATAGGGCTTGAGAATAAGGTCAGGGCCTATCAGTTGCAGGATCAGGGGCTCGATACCGTAGAGGCTAATCTGGAGCTTGGATTCGAGGCGGATGAGAGGGAGTTTGCGGTCGGAGCGCATATGTTATTGTCGATGGGAATTCGTGCAATTAGGCTTATTACGAACAACCCCCAGAAGGGCGAGGAGCTTGAGTGGTGTGGTATCTCAATAGTTGAGCGAGTTCCTATGATTGCGGCACCGGATCCGTGTAGCGCGCATTATCTCCGTACAAAACGGGATAAGATGGGGCATGTGTTGTAG